One segment of Anomalospiza imberbis isolate Cuckoo-Finch-1a 21T00152 chromosome 2, ASM3175350v1, whole genome shotgun sequence DNA contains the following:
- the SPATA13 gene encoding spermatogenesis-associated protein 13 isoform X4 — translation MVARGAMARFWSLESLQMVAADGGTESSALVDDNGSEEDYSYEELCQAAPRYLQPGGEQLAINELINDGTIVYAEALWDHVTMDDQELGFKAGDVIRVLEASNKDWWWGRNEDKEAWFPASFVRLRVNQEEVPDNCSNIQDEEQDSDISKHRQKIAENRDQMRTNVIQEIMKTERVYIKHLKDICEGYIRQCRKHTGMFTTAQLSTIFGNIEDIYKFQRKFLKDLEKQYNKEEPHLSEIGSCFLQHQEGFAIYSEYCNNHPSACIELSRLMKQGKYRHFFEACRLLQQMIDIAIDGFLLTPVQKICKYPLQLAELLKYTTQEHSDYSNIKAAYEAMKNVACLINERKRRLESIDKIARWQVSIVDWEGPDVLARSSELIHSGELTKISKQGKSQQRTFFLFDHQLVFCKKDLLRRDILYYKDRIDMDETEIVDTEDGRDKDFNINVKNAFKIINRATEEVHLFCAKKQEDKKRWMEACESERRRVQEDKEMGMEISENQKKQAMQNARKSRQGKIKGVSYNGCPVPPPHQTLHPLHQRHITVPTSVPQQQVFALAEPKRKPSLFWHTFNKLTPFKK, via the exons TTGCTGCAGATGGTGGGACTGAATCTTCAGCCTTAGTGGATGACAATGGCAGTGAGGAAGATTACAGCTACGAGGAGCTCTGCCAAGCTGCTCCCAGGTACCTGCAGCCCGGAGGGGAACAGCTAGCAATTAATGAG CTGATAAATGATGGCACCATCGTCTATGCAGAGGCTCTCTGGGACCATGTCACTATGGATGATCAAGAGCTGGGCTTCAAAGCTGGAGATGTCATTAGAGTTCTGGAAGCTTCCAACAAAGACTGGTGGTGGGGAAGAAATGAGGACAAGGAGGCCTGGTTTCCAGCTAGCTTTGTCAGG CTGCGAGTTAATCAGGAAGAAGTGCCAGATAATTGTAGTAATATCCAGGATGAAGAACAAGATTCAGATATTAGCAAGCATCGCCAGAAAATAGCTGAAAACAGGGATCAGATGAGAACCAACGTTATACAGGAAATTATGAAAACAGAACGAGTCTATATCAAGCATCTCAAGGACATCTGTGAG ggTTACATTCGGCAGTGTCGCAAACATACAGGAATGTTCACCACGGCTCAGTTAAGCACCATTTTTGGAAATATTGAAGATATTTACAAGTTCCAAAGGAAGTTTCTGAAGGATCTTGAGAAACAGTACAACAAAGAGGAGCCTCATCTAAGTGAAATAGGGTCATGTTTTCTTCAACAT caAGAAGGCTTTGCTATTTATTCAGAGTATTGTAACAATCATCCCAGTGCCTGCATTGAACTCTCCAGACTGATGAAGCAGGGCAAATACCGCCACTTCTTCGAGGCCTGTCGCTTGCTTCAGCAGATGATTGACATTGCTATTGATGGTTTTCTTCTCACGCCTGTTCAGAAAATCTGCAAATATCCTTTGCAGCTTGCAGAATTGCTCAAATACACCACTCAGGAGCACAG TGATTATAGCAACATAAAAGCTGCATATGAGGCAATGAAGAATGTGGCATGCCTGATCAACGAGCGAAAACGGAGATTAGAAAGCATAGACAAGATTGCCCGTTGGCAAGTCTCTATCGTAGACTGGGAG GGACCAGATGTGTTAGCCAGAAGCTCAGAACTGATCCACTCAGGAGAACTGACCAAAATATCAAAACAAGGCAAAAGCCAACAGAGgactttcttcctttttgacCATCAGCTTGTGTTCTGTAAGAAGGACTTGCTGAGAAGAGACATCTTGTATTACAAGGATCGTATTGACATGGATGAGACAGAAATTGTAGACACCGAAGATGGCAGAGACAAAGATTTTAACATCAATGTCAAGAATGCTTTTAAGATAATAAACAGAGCAACAGAAGAGGTTCATTTGTTCTGTGCAAAAAAACAGGAGGATAAAAAGAGATGGATGGAGGCATGTGAAAGTGAAAGGAGAAGAGTTCAAGAAGACAAGGAAATGG GTATGGAAATCTCAGAAAACCAGAAGAAGCAAGCCATGCAGAATGCCCGTAAGTCAAGGCAAGGAAAAATCAAAG GTGTGAGCTATAATGGGTGTCCTGTGCCGCCTCCACACCAAACCCTTCATCCCCTTCACCAGCGACACATCACCGTGCCTACCAgtgtcccacagcagcaggTCTTTGCCCTGGCAGAACCCAAGCGGAAGCCATCCCTTTTCTGGCATACCTTCAACAAACTCACTCCCTTTAAAAAGTGA